The region attgttaattgatttgaaggattttttttttgatatatttaaaaaaaaataaaatgttttgatcattcctactacattttttagagatccacaagGAGCCACAGAAGAGAggctaaagagccacatgtggctccagaaaccacaggttgcagacccctgttcTAACACATATGCATCCTGCTATTGATCCTTTTAGTTGATTGTTGACTTGTCGTTCATGTTATGTCTTAGCGACGTCAGCGGTCACTCCACCGTGACACTGACAGAACACTTCATCCCGACCCAACCCGGGCCCAGGAAACTGGTGGCATCGCTCGACTGCAAACAGCTGACACAAGTGCACGGAGTGGCTGACATCATTGTGCTTGAACAGTGAAAGGCAGCTAGTTTCTTCACCGCTTGTCATATTCTTCACTGACGCCTATAAAAAATGAAGTCAATATGAACTATTCTGTTATAATTTATaggaatttgtattttgtactgCATTTATTAGTCAGTCAGTAAGTcacattttttgctttaaaaacacaacacagtGTTAGTATTATTgtacggaagtgtattgcattcacttgaaaagtgaagtccagtttttctgacaaatttttgggaggagctttgtttttttgagtatttttttttcagttttattgaatattttttccctgtttttaaaaaaaatcatccgtttttctgaatatttttttgctgtttttctgagtaatttttccctgttttataaaataattatttttctgtttttctgaatattttttgaaaagggttttccctcagaggttagagaaaaaaacacatatataatatacacatccattcctttattgagccagtaagtaaacatgaccatcttattgcctatgaaggtatgcgggaaagtgtccgtttccactattagcgagtctgcaacaaatcacttggagttcagaggtaaaaaaataaaataaaaaataaaacagaacaccagctctgttttccAGGgggttttttaaatattttttcccagtttttctgagtaaattttccttctgtttttctgaatatttttttcagcctatttttctgaatatttttttgacagaagaaaaattcagtaaaacagaaaaaaattgtcagaaaaacaggatttttttttcaagtgaatgcaattaTTATTGAAAGCTTATAGCaagactttttttaaatcagtatttttattatgaaaaaaacaacatttttagcACTGAGAAAAACATCActgaacatgtttttatttcgcaatgattttatactgtatgtgtgcaaCTTAACCTCACAATTGCCTTCATGAAGTAAGCACACTACTGTATCATACTGTGTCATGTTGAGAAGTGGACTTATCAGGTAGTCCTTTGAAAATGGAAAACACTGACCTTAGTTGACCTGCTTCgttattacagtattttacgTCACAGGACTCACTATAAAATGTGAAGGAAATGGTTTCAGTATCattttgctatttatttattttttggtatcgCCTAAGATGATAATAAAACTATAGCTGAACACTAAAGTGTTGAATTGAGTTATTCTTTTACTCATCATCCAGAAAGCCATTCACAGAAGTAGAGCTGAGAGAGGATAGCATAATGACTTCAGTTAGAAACATGACAGTGATGAATTTCTTTACTATAACATAGCATGGCAACAAATACAATTCGAGGCAAGCCTGTTACTtaccaaaaatgaataaattaaatacaatatagaatggaatgttttattttaaagtgtcagtgaggaaaattaaaaaacaaattatgcAAAGGTTATTTTATGATATTATGTACAGTCAGGCTGTCTAACACTACATCGAATATGAATCACCCATCAGCTATTCTGCGCACACAATGTTCACACTCTTGTCTTGTGAGTTAGATGTTTGAGAGCCATAGCACGGAGAGTTTTAGTCCTTCAACACGCAGTAAATTAAAAGATAGCAGAAACTCATTATATTTCAAACTGTAAAGTATTTCAACTACGATTATTGCTATGAATAGTTCCTAAGGGCAGACGACGGTGAATTGATTCCTGCCCCAACTCCTAAACTCATCGGTTGGCAAATCTCCCACTGCCTAATAGGAAGCATgatactgccacctagtggtagaAGATGAAACTACACAATTTCTGAAGTGAGTCAGTTAAAACGCGTTCTGGCGTCAAATCATCAAACATCAACAACGACAAATTGGCTTCTCTTTGAACAAGATTActagaatgtttaaacaaaaataaattgacaaTAGTCTCAACTCAACTATTGATGGAGTACATATAGATAAATTATGATTAACAGAACaaaagattaaaatgttttattgttttcaaagtacaaaattcAGTCACAAGCAAAATCAGAGATTTAGAAAtcataagataaacattaaataaatgtgaatgCAAAATATTACAGTAATAACCATCCAAACCACCCTTTGCTTAAATCAAGCAAATAAGCGGGGGGACTAATTGGCTGATGTTTCATTCAGGCCAACAGTCAACAAAAGAAATACAGTATGCTTAGAGTTCAACACATTATATGACTGAataggtaaaaaaacaaaacaaaaaacaaagacatgaactacttttaaaacacacacacacacacacacagacatttgATATTATAAATGAATAACTTATTAGTTAGAGATCAGAGCAAAACAGAATTGATTTTCATGTGAGAATGATGAAGATACTGTACATTGCACATGCAGAAACATTCTGAACTTGACTTTGTATACGGTACACAGTACACATACAATATGGCTACACACAAACTCTTCTCAGTTAACGGAGTTGCATATATTTTCTACCACTCTGTTGAACTTCTCCGGTTGGTCGGCATACACGTGGTGAGAGGCATCATTTATCAACTGCAGAGTAAAACAAATTCCAAGGTtatgtaaagtgaaacaaagATGACCGTTATAAGCAGCACACGTTTTCCCAATAAATAGTGTAAGTGACATTAAATTAGATCGGAGTGACACTCATTTCAAGCACGAGAGAGCCGTTTACAGCTCATAACGGCCTCATGACTGAGACTGCTGCACTCACCAGCACTTTGGTGCGAGCTGGGCTCCTAACCTGGACCACTTTGTCACCGGAGGAACTATCAACCCACGACTGGGCTCCATAAAGCATGGTGAGCGGCATGGAGCTGGGCAACAAATGGACACGCTCCAGCATAGGTCTCTTTGCCCAACCCAAAGACTCAGACATGGCCCGGAAACCCACCTCCCCACTGGGAACACAGAAGGAGAACAAAAATGGAGATCATTAGGAAAGGGAAGTGAGGATTATATCAAAATAAAggaatatggatggatggatatggaATTTCAAGGGTacgaatgatgtgtgtaatgaACTGATTTACAGAGCGGCATAAGAAAATGTCATCATTCAGCTGTTAAAGGCACATTCAATCACTGCCATAAtaactgtttttcatttgattgtttaataTTCAAGGCCTACAATTGTTTTCAAGACCTTTGACTTAATTGCTACTGTGTTAGCTTAGTCAGACTACGGTACGTTCTGATTTGCGTGCAAATTCAGGTGATGTCACTGCCATGGAAACGCATAAAAACGCTGTCAAAAAATTAAGATGCCTCATTTTTCACAAGTTTTTCAGTGACCCTGTGTCTTAGCCCTGTGAAATCTTTGCATTACTTTTATTGACTCCCCCAAGGCGGTTACATCTGTATagacatttgcttttacttccACAAAAAGATTACGGATGGGTGAAGTGACAACGAAAAAAGAAACCATAAAGTTTTTGCACCTCCGCATAATGGTGAGgacattttttgttaatattacaagaaaatgtttcaacatTTCCCTTATATGTTTTACTGAATCATATTTAAATCACAAAACCCAGGCTTACATATACAGGAGGTTAGCATCTATGAAGGAGTACAGTTTCACACTGGTGTTTTCATGTGACTGTGCGTTGACAGTGTATACCTCGGCGGCTGTGCGTTACAGTGGTAAATGTACTGCGTCATCGTGTCATCTTCAAACAGATCTTCAAACTTCCTTTTGAAATCGGGACGAAATCGGTTCACCAATCCCGGACCTTAATAGACAACGCACTGTGAAGTGGGAGGATGGCTTACATGCTGCGAAGAGCACGAGCACAGATATTATGTCTCACCCCACGGGCCCGCGGCTCTGATGACAGCCAGAGGATTGAAGAGGGAAACGACAGAAAAAATAGCTTTCACCCAGCGAGGTGGAGATGGCCTCTTTGCCAACTCCGTAGTCTGACCTTGGATCTCCTGGCTCTGGATCGGTGATCTCTCGGGGAAACCCCAAGGATCAACCAGGATAAGATGGGACACTCTGGAAGAGGACACAATAATGATGTTCTTAAAACATAAACTCAGACTCAGGTGTGTGCAACAATTTTAActgtgtgtgattaattgtaaagTCCAGTTCAATAGTTCTCCAAAATAGTCTCTGGAATATAtagaataaagaaataaaaagaaaaaaaacatgtttccctcctcacaatcttttttttttttttttaaataaaaaaaaaaggtcttattACCTTGAAGGGTATTGGATGGCGTAGGATGTAGCCAGGTACCCGCCCAGGCTGTGGCCCAACAGGATCATGTTCTCCACACCTACAGACTGTCTCCACTGCTCTACGGAGTTGACAAATTGCTCCTCTGCTTCGGCAGCATCAGAAGGGAAAGAAGGTCTGGAGCTCCTGCCGAAGCCAAGGAGGTCGAAAGCATAAACAGGCCGTGACCGGCTCAGTGCATCCAGGTTCCGAATCCAAAGGCCTACCCCTCCTCCAAAGCCGTGGACCATCACCAGCGGCATTTTACAATCTAAGACAGAACAGCTGAAATTTAATCAGAGTCATTTAATAATAGCGTGGAACTAAATTGTAAGAATGATCAAAGTTACATTTATTGATAATATTCTATTTCTATtctaattctattttatttttatttgttagaaTTTGCTCAGTCAGACCTCAGCCAGAAAAAGTGCTAAGTGTCACAGTAGCGAGAAGATAATACAGTTCTAAAAAtctaaaaagaatgaaaataataCTGCCTTAAGCACTCTGTTTAATAAtagggaagggggtgggggggggggggtatgcagAGGGGAATACCTTGATCTACAGGTTTTGGAACTGTTTTGTTGGTAAGGGTCAGTGTCCATATTCGATCTCTGTTTGGGAGGGTCACAAACCTGGCCCATAGATTATTTTGAATACCTGCAACcagacaaaagaagaaaaaaaacatactttagAAAAGATGACAAAGAAGCTGTGAAATGTACTTTTCTAGGTACATCATCAGTACAATCTCATGTGAGCTGTATCAGCAACAATCTTTCTTTACAATAGAAGTTAGCTTGGTACTCATGGAGTACAAACATCTGCAACATCTGCATCTGCCCTAAGGCCCGATGTGCGCAGTCAGTTATAGCATTGAAAAATGTAACTATGGTAAATCAGTTCTCCACGAAAACGGAACTCTTTGGCCGCGAATGCtgtcccttaactcattcactgccattgacgcctaaaacgttaaaaaaaaaattttatcgcctgacaccaagaatattttatcttttttatttttttattcattcactgccattgacggctataaacgtccaaaataaatgttaaacatttctattagtttaacatattttttcccacttttgttaacaagagtatgaaaacctaaaaaaaagtattgtacatttagaaccgtagtaaaatttgtgattaatcgtgagttaactagtgaaatcatgcgattaattataaataaaaaatgtaatcgcctcttgcccctaattttctataatctttttttttttttattattattattaatttatggcagtgaatgagttaaaaatgttttgtgacaAGCAGAATGTCACATTTGCATAATCCTCCTTAATAACTACAAAAACGAATCGACAACAAGCAGACTACACTCTAGACTGGCTGCCAGTTTAGggattttacttctttttttatgcattgAAATTTAATTGGACTACCCAACAGGGCTGTGTAAGCAAACTAGTTACTCTCCAATAACTGCGAGCAATTTTCCAtatttcgctctctctctcgctcaccCACTCTCTCTGCAGATATATTGAGATGTTAAATTTTTCATATAATGTCTGAGAAAAATTCACGTTATTACAATGAGTCAGGAGATCAAAGTATTATCATACAGCTAAGAATCTTGCTCTCTGTAGCCTTCAATAGGGACATGGATGTTGGACGCCAGGAAGGCCACCAGCTCCAAATAGAAGTCTCCCTgacaaagacaaacaaagcGAACACAAATTAAGCATTccagtatactgtatgtttattgtTTAGCTTCAAAACTTTAGCTAGTCCAATGATTGTCTTAATGCACTTGCTTTAACACACCTAAAGGCATCACAAGATCCAGCCCCTACGCTGTCAGTGAAAAACAGTTAAActacatttaattatttgacCATTGACTACCTCTCTGTGCTAATGGCACTTTACCAATGGGCAAGCCATTAAGTACATTTCCTTTATTCTTTAATTAAGTCTATAGCTATCTTCCAGTTAGGAGTCATATTGACTGGGGGTTTAAATATTGCGAAACAGTATCACATTTCTCCCTCCACTATCAGTCCACTAGCCATGGCTTTCAACCTGATCTACAATCAACAGCTATGTACTGTGTGCGCTTATCTTGATGTGTGATTTATGGTAAATCCCGATGGATAAGTTTTATGAATTCCTAGTTGTGGTATCTTTACAAAAGAAAATTGTTGGTTCGTGCTTAGTTCctccctgtaaaaaaaaatataataataatttaaaatatatatattaattaattaataagtgcAGTATAATACTAATGATCACATACTGCATAAAACCAAATTAATTTCAAAGCATTGTCATATGAGTCCAATAATCtaattattaatcacaatgttgtCTCGCACGTTTACGTTTTAGTAAAAACGGACTGAATtccctattattatttttttaatggcataTGAAATGTAAAAGCGTCTTTCCTTCCAGTCAGTGTGTGACGTAATCAATCTAGTGCAGCAGGGccatttaaatcaatttaacCTTACCCTGTCTCGCAGTCGCTTTGGATTGCTGACGGTGTCGTAGTAGCGGGTGTCGGATCCATTCATATAAGTATCCTGGTGACTACATACAACATTCGGTGAAGTTCAACTATTTGTTTGTGCTCGCGTTTACCTGTCGCCGTCTAGTGAACTGCCGATTACGAGAATGTTTGGTAACTTGGACATTCTTGGGAATTATATCACCTGATCTAGTACAAAGATTGACAAACAAAAGCATCCCTCACGCGACCATCACATGAAAAAACACCTCGAATAGATTAATTACAGTACACAGTAATGGGTGCCAATTAATTTTTATAactttgatttcattttgtaGTATGATTGGTAAAATGGGTTACAGTAATACGATACTAGTGCTCTATTAAAATAGTGTTCGAGTGACATATCTGTTTATGATTGTGGCTCTATCTTTGTCGCGCTGTCGTGAAACACTTCCTGCCTCGTCTTTGGTTCCTACTTGACCGGATTACATTTTGTGTTGCACTATGACCATTTCCGTGTTTTACGGACACGTCGCGTTTCTACGGCGCTAGCTGATCAACTGAAGACCGCACTTAAAGTAATTGACCAACGCAACAATGTCGTCTTCTGTTTTATCAGTAATTTCTCGGTTTCTGGAGGAATACACCACTACAACGACCAATAAGTTGAAAGTGGTGGATGCATATTTGTTGTATATCATGCTGACTGGAGCGCTGCAGTTCCTGTACTGTCTGCTTGTTGGAACATTCCCCTTCAACAGCTTTCTCTCTGGCTTCATCTCATGTGTGGGCTCTTTCATTCTCGCAGGTAAATTGTCATTCAATAGTTTATCCAGCCCTGATTGTCAAGTTGTTTTGGGAAAGTTACCTGTTTTCCGAGCTGGACTGCGAGGATCTAACCTAGTTAGCATAGAGTTAGCATAAACTGCAAGTTAGCTGAAGACCTAGATCTGCcaaatgaatgcattattgCAACAGGAGATGAGTTGAGAAACAATGGTTCATTG is a window of Vanacampus margaritifer isolate UIUO_Vmar chromosome 2, RoL_Vmar_1.0, whole genome shotgun sequence DNA encoding:
- the abhd4 gene encoding (Lyso)-N-acylphosphatidylethanolamine lipase isoform X2, whose product is MGQVCDPPKQRSNMDTDPYQQNSSKTCRSSCSVLDCKMPLVMVHGFGGGVGLWIRNLDALSRSRPVYAFDLLGFGRSSRPSFPSDAAEAEEQFVNSVEQWRQSVGVENMILLGHSLGGYLATSYAIQYPSRVSHLILVDPWGFPERSPIQSQEIQGQTTELAKRPSPPRWVKAIFSVVSLFNPLAVIRAAGPWGPGLVNRFRPDFKRKFEDLFEDDTMTQYIYHCNAQPPSGEVGFRAMSESLGWAKRPMLERVHLLPSSMPLTMLYGAQSWVDSSSGDKVVQVRSPARTKVLLINDASHHVYADQPEKFNRVVENICNSVN
- the abhd4 gene encoding (Lyso)-N-acylphosphatidylethanolamine lipase isoform X1, coding for MDPTPATTTPSAIQSDCETGETSIWSWWPSWRPTSMSLLKATESKILSCIQNNLWARFVTLPNRDRIWTLTLTNKTVPKPVDQDCKMPLVMVHGFGGGVGLWIRNLDALSRSRPVYAFDLLGFGRSSRPSFPSDAAEAEEQFVNSVEQWRQSVGVENMILLGHSLGGYLATSYAIQYPSRVSHLILVDPWGFPERSPIQSQEIQGQTTELAKRPSPPRWVKAIFSVVSLFNPLAVIRAAGPWGPGLVNRFRPDFKRKFEDLFEDDTMTQYIYHCNAQPPSGEVGFRAMSESLGWAKRPMLERVHLLPSSMPLTMLYGAQSWVDSSSGDKVVQVRSPARTKVLLINDASHHVYADQPEKFNRVVENICNSVN
- the dad1 gene encoding dolichyl-diphosphooligosaccharide--protein glycosyltransferase subunit DAD1, with product MSSSVLSVISRFLEEYTTTTTNKLKVVDAYLLYIMLTGALQFLYCLLVGTFPFNSFLSGFISCVGSFILAVCLRIQINPQNKGDFLSISPERAFADFLFAHTVLHLVVMNFIG